The Purpureocillium takamizusanense chromosome 11, complete sequence region CGGTGCgccaagcccccccccccccgacaTGCCGAAGTCTCTACGTCCAACTTCACGGTCCACCGCTCTCGGCTCAACCAACCTACCAACAACAAGTACAGTCCACTCTCTTCGTCTCTGGACATTATTCAACGCCGCAAGATTTTCTGATACCCCCACCCCCTCATCGCACCAACGAACACCATCATGGTGTGCAAATCCAACCCGTCACGCGCCTAGGACCTCGCAGCTAACAGCATCTAGGCCGACAAGCTTCGAAACCagcaggagctcgagcgcctGCAAGCAAAGTTCCTTGGTACGGGCCATCCAGACACCACGAGCTGGGAGTGGAGGACAAACATTCAACGCGACACGTATTCGTCCATTGTTGGCCACCGCCCTCTGCTTGCCtacgtcgccgttgccgagaACGAGCCTATTTCCAAGGTCCGCGCGAAACTGATCCGCGTATGCTACCCCATCACAACACCGTGCAACTCTCCCCAGTGCCGGTTGATCTGACAAGATTGGCAGCAAATGGTCCAGCCGTgcgggccgccaccgccacgaGATGGCGAGGAACCGCTCCCCGAGAACCAGAACTAGGCGCGGGGTCAATCACGATCGCGACACCTCGAGGATTGTTTAAAGATGGCGTTATGGAAGATACCCAACATGGTATGGAACTTGGTCATGCATACATCGATACGTGGCGTACGTAGCTTTAGAGATTAATCGTCATTATTGGCTTGGTTTTGGTGCCTTTTCTCTTGAGACTTAGTCGTCACCACCCGTCTCGGCCGCTGCTTCGTCTACGGCGGCTGCTCCCTTCGACGCAGCTGCTTTAGCCTTGAGACCAAGACTTGATcgcagcttcttctcctggtCTGGGTTCCACTCGCCATAGACCTCGCGAACCATAcccatgacgccgtcgagcccaaCCTCCTCTTTGGCACGTGGGCCGACATGCCAGGTTATGGTATGGTCACCGTCTTGACCTATGGGCGGCCGTTCCACCTTCTTCACCACGTACCC contains the following coding sequences:
- a CDS encoding uncharacterized protein (EggNog:ENOG503P5BZ~COG:A); this encodes MADKLRNQQELERLQAKFLGTGHPDTTSWEWRTNIQRDTYSSIVGHRPLLAYVAVAENEPISKVRAKLIRQMVQPCGPPPPRDGEEPLPENQN